In Sphingobacterium sp. PCS056, the following proteins share a genomic window:
- a CDS encoding M1 family metallopeptidase, with protein MNLKYLYTLILGLFLIQTTTAQRKGYWQQAVDYKMNIDVNEKTYQYDGDMQLKYSNNSGQSLKKVYFHLYFNAFQPGSMMDNRLSNIADPDKRMATNIGTKEKPKYQSRIATLTPKQIGYQKIKSLTINGNNTSYKVDGTILEVTLPNEIEDGETATFDMTWEAQVPEQIRRSGRNSKEGVALSMAQWYPKMAHFDEFGWHLDEYIGREFIAPFGNFDVTVNINKNYILGASGVLQNPTEVKGYVAKPKIRAKDNKVQWHYIAKNIHDFVWAADPKFVVDSASSKQGIHVYTVYIPESDSVKTNWKTALGLATEFFDFNAKTFGAYPWPTYTIIQGGDGGMEYGTATLVTGGRNLKSLVGVIFHEAAHSWYQHLFGINETVDEWFDEGFTSYVEELAMQNLFEKRGAIEANPSIDAYRAYYKLALSGKEEPASLLADYYNTNYAYSNEAYNKGQVLAVQLGYIIGKDNLDKTFLEFYKQWKFKHPTPNDFKRIAENISGINLKWYFNLFINTTRKIDYAIKTVSDKEITLQNKSDFAMPIDLLVTYEDGTKELFYIPLREMRGEKPAENFKIYEGIKRTTLEDWNWTQPSYQVNLTKKPAKVIIDPSLRLADVESSDNTWEKK; from the coding sequence ATGAATTTGAAATACCTATATACATTAATCTTAGGATTATTCCTGATCCAAACAACAACAGCGCAACGAAAAGGCTATTGGCAACAGGCCGTAGATTATAAAATGAATATTGATGTCAACGAAAAAACATATCAATATGACGGAGACATGCAACTGAAATACAGCAATAATTCAGGACAATCACTCAAAAAAGTGTATTTCCATTTGTATTTCAATGCCTTTCAACCGGGTTCGATGATGGACAATAGACTTTCCAACATCGCAGATCCAGATAAAAGAATGGCCACCAATATCGGCACAAAGGAAAAACCAAAATACCAGAGTCGAATTGCAACCCTGACCCCAAAACAAATTGGTTATCAAAAGATAAAGTCATTAACAATAAACGGTAACAATACCAGTTACAAAGTCGATGGTACTATTTTAGAAGTTACCTTGCCTAATGAAATCGAGGATGGCGAAACGGCCACCTTTGATATGACTTGGGAGGCACAGGTACCAGAGCAAATTAGAAGATCTGGTCGCAATTCGAAAGAAGGAGTCGCACTTTCGATGGCACAATGGTATCCAAAAATGGCGCATTTTGATGAATTCGGATGGCACCTTGATGAATATATCGGTCGCGAATTTATAGCTCCATTTGGCAACTTTGACGTCACCGTTAATATCAATAAAAATTATATCCTAGGTGCATCCGGCGTATTGCAAAATCCAACAGAAGTAAAAGGATATGTAGCAAAACCAAAAATCAGAGCAAAAGATAATAAAGTCCAATGGCATTATATCGCTAAAAATATCCATGATTTTGTTTGGGCTGCAGACCCCAAATTTGTCGTTGACTCAGCCAGCAGCAAACAGGGCATTCATGTATACACGGTATATATTCCAGAAAGTGACTCCGTTAAAACAAACTGGAAAACAGCTTTAGGACTAGCAACAGAATTTTTCGATTTCAATGCCAAAACATTTGGAGCCTATCCATGGCCCACTTATACCATTATCCAAGGAGGTGATGGCGGCATGGAATACGGTACCGCAACATTGGTCACTGGAGGTCGCAATTTAAAAAGCCTAGTAGGTGTTATTTTCCACGAAGCCGCCCACTCTTGGTATCAACACTTATTCGGCATCAATGAGACCGTAGACGAGTGGTTTGATGAAGGGTTCACTTCTTATGTAGAAGAACTTGCGATGCAAAACTTATTTGAAAAACGAGGAGCCATTGAAGCTAACCCTTCCATAGATGCTTATCGTGCGTACTACAAACTAGCCCTATCGGGAAAAGAAGAACCTGCCAGCCTACTTGCCGATTACTACAATACCAACTATGCCTACAGTAATGAAGCTTACAATAAAGGACAGGTACTAGCCGTACAATTGGGCTATATCATTGGAAAAGACAATCTGGATAAGACATTCTTAGAATTTTATAAACAATGGAAATTTAAACATCCAACGCCAAATGATTTTAAAAGAATTGCTGAAAATATATCAGGAATCAATCTAAAATGGTACTTCAACCTCTTTATCAACACTACTCGTAAGATTGACTATGCCATCAAAACGGTTAGCGATAAAGAAATTACATTACAGAACAAATCCGACTTTGCCATGCCTATTGACTTATTAGTAACCTATGAAGATGGCACAAAAGAACTTTTCTATATCCCACTACGTGAAATGAGAGGCGAAAAACCAGCAGAAAACTTCAAAATTTACGAAGGTATTAAAAGAACAACATTGGAAGACTGGAACTGGACACAACCATCCTATCAGGTCAATCTAACAAAAAAACCTGCAAAAGTGATTATAGATCCATCATTGCGCTTAGCCGATGTCGAATCCAGCGATAATACCTGGGAAAAGAAATAA
- a CDS encoding RtcB family protein: MENKRINGNDLIALGYEENFALGEALKINKKRLGFTREEMLLKFAEVLAAPEMYMEDEVFKPLAQALLNVDEVAKATISLKEGKQDYSIYGESQIEEGALRQMDLAMKLPVAVAGALMPDAHQGYGLPIGGVLATHHAVIPYGVGVDIGCRMALSIFDVPEEHLYAHHDFYKKVIMDHTKFGAGHGYLKHERADHAVLASKAFETNDFIRQLKDKAWTQLGSSGGGNHFVEFGVMEFKEADAELGMEKGRYVALLTHSGSRGLGATIADHYTKLAKKLCPLPYEAQNLAYMGLDTAEGQEYWLAMNLAGDYASACHEVIHEKISKALGAERLAMVENHHNFAWKELWKGEEVIVHRKGATPAGKGVLGIIPGSMATPGFLVRGKGMEEAIQSASHGAGRLMSRTKAIKTIARKDLKSMLSDHRITLIGAGLDEAPMAYKNIHEVMAAQEDLVDIVASFSPKIVRMADDGSRED, encoded by the coding sequence ATGGAAAATAAAAGAATAAATGGCAATGATTTAATTGCTTTGGGATATGAAGAGAATTTTGCTTTAGGGGAAGCGTTGAAAATTAATAAAAAGAGATTGGGGTTTACCCGAGAGGAGATGTTGTTGAAGTTTGCGGAAGTACTGGCTGCTCCAGAAATGTATATGGAGGATGAAGTATTTAAACCGCTGGCGCAAGCTCTTTTAAATGTTGATGAAGTGGCTAAAGCTACGATTTCTTTAAAAGAGGGGAAGCAAGACTACAGCATCTATGGTGAGTCTCAGATTGAAGAGGGCGCATTGCGCCAAATGGATCTGGCGATGAAACTTCCTGTTGCAGTGGCGGGGGCATTAATGCCGGATGCGCACCAAGGATATGGTTTGCCAATCGGTGGGGTATTGGCGACTCATCATGCGGTCATTCCTTATGGTGTGGGTGTTGATATCGGTTGTCGAATGGCACTGTCTATTTTTGATGTCCCCGAAGAGCATCTGTATGCGCATCATGATTTTTATAAGAAGGTGATTATGGATCATACCAAATTTGGTGCTGGACATGGTTACTTGAAACATGAACGTGCCGATCATGCTGTGCTAGCGAGTAAGGCTTTTGAAACGAATGATTTTATTCGCCAATTAAAGGATAAGGCCTGGACACAATTAGGTTCTTCTGGTGGAGGAAATCACTTTGTTGAATTTGGGGTGATGGAGTTTAAGGAGGCAGATGCGGAGCTTGGTATGGAGAAAGGACGATATGTTGCTTTATTGACTCATTCGGGATCTAGGGGATTGGGCGCCACTATTGCCGATCATTATACTAAACTAGCTAAAAAGCTTTGTCCTTTGCCTTACGAGGCTCAAAATTTGGCTTATATGGGACTTGATACAGCGGAAGGTCAAGAATATTGGTTAGCGATGAACCTTGCGGGGGACTATGCTTCGGCGTGTCATGAAGTCATTCACGAGAAAATCAGTAAGGCTTTAGGTGCTGAACGATTGGCGATGGTTGAAAATCATCATAATTTTGCATGGAAAGAGTTGTGGAAAGGGGAGGAGGTCATCGTACATCGTAAAGGAGCAACTCCTGCAGGTAAAGGGGTGCTGGGTATCATTCCTGGATCGATGGCAACTCCTGGTTTCTTAGTCCGAGGAAAAGGTATGGAAGAGGCTATTCAATCGGCTTCACATGGCGCGGGTCGATTGATGAGCCGCACGAAAGCTATAAAAACGATAGCACGTAAAGATTTGAAATCCATGTTGTCGGATCATCGCATCACATTGATCGGTGCTGGACTGGATGAGGCCCCAATGGCTTATAAAAATATTCACGAGGTGATGGCTGCGCAAGAAGATCTGGTGGATATTGTCGCTAGTTTCTCTCCCAAAATTGTGCGTATGGCTGATGATGGAAGCCGCGAGGATTGA
- a CDS encoding slipin family protein, whose protein sequence is MKRVTIDINQLGLVVKNNRYTRVLPAGKYWVGFGEKLELYDLSKPFPGSLDVDVLMQLTGFSDHVALVEVADHEICLVFVNNNYKQVLAAGRHFFWKGLLTYHFQKEDITDIEISEGVHKQLLEKQTLAYYIRQFKLEPSERGLLFLDGVFSKILNAGTYYWWKNATSISISKVDTRLTTMDIAGQEILTKDKAQIRINFSIQYQVVDVLKAMLENKDFEKQLYMLMQLALRSYIGRMTLDELMDNKSAINAHVLEDTASQIELLGVKVFHAGVKDIILPGDIREIMNQVLVAEKKAQANIITRREETASTRSLLNTAKLMEDNAMLFKLKEMEYVEKIAEKINNISVSGNGQIVDQLKQLFVK, encoded by the coding sequence ATGAAAAGAGTAACTATAGATATCAATCAATTGGGATTAGTTGTTAAAAACAATCGGTATACCCGCGTATTGCCTGCTGGAAAATACTGGGTAGGTTTTGGTGAAAAACTAGAATTATATGATTTGTCGAAGCCTTTTCCAGGAAGCTTGGATGTTGATGTATTGATGCAGCTTACCGGTTTTTCGGACCATGTAGCATTGGTGGAAGTTGCCGATCATGAGATCTGTCTAGTTTTTGTGAATAACAACTATAAGCAGGTACTAGCAGCAGGCAGACATTTTTTCTGGAAGGGGTTATTAACTTATCATTTCCAAAAGGAGGATATCACGGATATAGAAATAAGTGAGGGAGTGCACAAACAATTGTTGGAGAAGCAGACGCTGGCTTACTATATACGACAGTTTAAGTTAGAGCCTTCGGAGAGAGGGCTGCTATTTCTTGATGGAGTTTTTTCAAAGATATTGAATGCGGGTACCTACTACTGGTGGAAAAATGCGACATCAATCAGTATTTCAAAAGTGGATACACGATTGACGACTATGGATATTGCTGGTCAAGAAATCTTGACTAAAGATAAGGCGCAGATTAGGATTAATTTTTCGATACAGTACCAAGTTGTGGATGTGCTAAAAGCAATGCTTGAAAATAAAGATTTTGAGAAGCAGTTGTATATGTTGATGCAATTAGCGTTGCGTTCTTACATAGGTCGAATGACTTTGGATGAGCTGATGGATAATAAGTCTGCCATCAATGCACATGTGCTGGAGGATACTGCCTCGCAGATTGAATTACTGGGGGTAAAGGTGTTTCATGCCGGTGTTAAAGACATCATCTTGCCAGGAGATATCCGGGAGATTATGAATCAGGTGCTGGTCGCGGAGAAAAAAGCTCAGGCAAATATCATCACGCGGCGTGAAGAAACGGCTTCTACAAGAAGCTTGTTGAATACGGCTAAATTGATGGAGGATAATGCGATGTTGTTTAAATTGAAAGAGATGGAATATGTGGAGAAGATAGCTGAAAAAATAAACAATATATCGGTTTCTGGTAATGGTCAGATCGTGGATCAGCTGAAGCAGTTGTTCGTGAAATAA
- a CDS encoding helix-turn-helix transcriptional regulator, with translation MSTNKLALIRYKTIDNCLCQRHRKWTLEDLIEKVSNSLYELEGIHNGISKRTIQGDIQVMRSNKLGYNAPIIVTDRKFYSYSDPTYSISNSPITSLDMKKMKEAVDLLKHLNGFSYFDEMSDMILRLENSLIQSEGAQKPVVQMESNKLLKGLNWISILHHAILEEIPLLITYKSFKSLAPIQDVYYPYLLKEYRNRWFLICKPKKGNLLITLALDRIVDIDEMAKHGFIPYEGIDFDRYFADTIGVTKSQKDRGQKVILKIDSFNAPYVETKPLHSSQQIINKHDDGSIMIRLDVVLNFELEREILGFGENIEVIAPRNLRDRIKKRISKNLQQYSKETE, from the coding sequence ATGTCCACCAATAAACTTGCATTAATTCGCTACAAAACCATTGACAACTGCTTATGTCAACGTCATCGCAAATGGACCTTAGAAGATCTTATAGAAAAAGTCTCCAATTCCCTTTATGAGCTTGAGGGTATCCATAATGGCATCAGCAAAAGAACGATTCAAGGAGATATACAAGTCATGCGGAGTAATAAGTTAGGATACAATGCCCCGATTATTGTGACAGATCGAAAATTTTACAGCTATAGTGATCCTACATACAGCATCAGCAATTCACCCATCACCTCCTTAGATATGAAGAAGATGAAAGAAGCCGTAGACTTACTCAAGCATCTCAATGGTTTCTCTTATTTTGACGAAATGAGTGATATGATCTTACGTTTAGAAAATAGCCTCATTCAATCGGAAGGAGCTCAAAAGCCTGTCGTACAAATGGAAAGTAACAAACTCTTAAAGGGTTTAAACTGGATCAGCATACTTCATCACGCTATACTCGAAGAAATTCCTTTACTCATCACCTACAAATCCTTTAAGTCACTCGCTCCTATACAAGACGTATACTACCCATATCTGCTAAAAGAATACCGCAATCGTTGGTTCTTAATCTGCAAACCTAAGAAAGGAAATCTCTTAATTACGCTTGCTCTGGACCGTATAGTTGATATTGATGAAATGGCAAAACATGGTTTTATACCTTACGAAGGCATCGATTTCGATCGCTACTTTGCCGACACCATTGGGGTTACAAAAAGTCAAAAAGACCGTGGACAAAAAGTAATCTTAAAAATTGACAGCTTCAATGCCCCCTATGTAGAGACCAAGCCATTACATAGCTCTCAGCAGATCATCAACAAACATGATGATGGCAGTATCATGATTCGTCTTGATGTCGTCTTAAACTTTGAGCTGGAAAGAGAAATTTTGGGATTTGGAGAAAATATAGAAGTCATTGCCCCAAGAAATCTACGCGACCGAATAAAAAAGAGAATCAGTAAAAATCTACAGCAGTACAGCAAAGAAACAGAATAA
- the hemW gene encoding radical SAM family heme chaperone HemW, whose product MIYFHIPFCKQACHYCDFHFSTSLKYKNEMLNMLYKEVELRADYLEDKNIQSIYFGGGTPSILEPEDIARLIDKVSKHFEIDSQVEITLEANPDDLNREKVAKLRQTEINRFSIGIQSFFEEDLRWMNRAHNQKEAESCIMRVQDAGFENITCDLIYGFPLLTDEKWKTNMQKLLDFQIPHISSYSMTVEKKTALDHMIKTGKAPAIDSDQAADQMLMLIDQLKTAGFEQYEISNFAKDGMYAKHNTNYWKGKHYLGIGPSAHSFNGTSRSWNIANNAKYIQDMAQDKLPLETEQLSLLDRINEYTMTSLRTMWGINLALVEDKFGAEVKKQLLINSEAFIYNKQLTQVDNRLTLSDTGKLMADHIMSELFIIDENSQYE is encoded by the coding sequence ATGATCTACTTTCACATTCCATTCTGTAAGCAAGCCTGTCATTACTGCGACTTTCATTTTAGCACCTCACTGAAGTACAAAAATGAAATGCTCAACATGCTATACAAGGAAGTCGAACTTAGAGCCGATTATCTGGAAGATAAAAACATCCAGTCCATTTATTTTGGTGGTGGTACCCCCTCTATATTAGAACCCGAAGATATCGCTAGGCTGATCGATAAAGTATCAAAACATTTTGAGATCGACTCGCAAGTAGAGATTACTTTAGAGGCTAACCCTGATGATCTCAACCGTGAAAAAGTAGCGAAATTGCGTCAAACAGAAATTAACCGCTTTAGTATCGGTATTCAATCCTTTTTTGAAGAAGATCTAAGATGGATGAACAGAGCGCATAACCAAAAAGAAGCCGAATCTTGTATTATGCGCGTACAAGATGCCGGATTTGAAAACATCACCTGCGATCTGATCTATGGATTTCCATTATTAACCGACGAAAAGTGGAAAACCAACATGCAGAAGCTATTGGATTTTCAGATTCCGCACATCTCATCCTACTCGATGACCGTAGAAAAGAAAACAGCACTTGATCATATGATCAAAACAGGAAAAGCGCCGGCCATAGATAGTGATCAAGCTGCCGATCAAATGCTGATGCTGATCGACCAGTTGAAAACAGCAGGATTTGAGCAATATGAAATATCCAATTTTGCTAAAGATGGTATGTATGCCAAGCATAATACCAACTACTGGAAAGGAAAACATTACTTAGGTATTGGTCCATCTGCACATTCATTCAATGGTACATCACGCTCATGGAATATCGCGAACAATGCCAAATACATCCAAGATATGGCACAAGATAAGCTACCGTTAGAAACTGAACAATTATCTTTACTTGATCGCATTAACGAATACACCATGACCTCACTGCGCACCATGTGGGGTATCAATCTTGCCTTAGTGGAAGACAAATTTGGAGCAGAGGTCAAAAAACAACTATTGATAAACTCCGAAGCATTCATTTATAATAAGCAATTAACTCAAGTGGACAACCGGCTTACCCTTAGCGACACGGGCAAACTAATGGCCGATCACATTATGTCTGAGCTATTTATTATTGATGAAAATTCCCAATATGAATAA
- a CDS encoding 3-deoxy-D-manno-octulosonic acid transferase, translating to MRLLYSLGIHLYGLLLRLIAPFHPKAKLWVDGRKDWYARINQTVETGQNHIWFHFASLGEFEQGRAVLEGIKKDYPLKKIVITFYSPSGYEVRKNTNLADYVFYLPEDTAKNAKQFIDLIHPEFVVFTKYEYWHYYFSELKNRDIPLFMISAIFRPNQIFFQPYGGFFREILLSVTYFFMQNEESVHLLKEHGFRNVGLTGDTRFDRVVELPKQQKSVMEVGQFVGESPVLVAGSTWLEDEKLLKDLMLQFPDWKLILAPHEIHEAHIDAILLLFPDALRFSNFAQHTCQKVANARVLIIDNIGMLSSLYGYGSISYIGGGFGVGIHNTLEAATYGIPVIFGPKYHKFQEAKDLIEQGAGFSIQDADKLHLIFTCLQDQTKRDYAGQQAKCYVQQHAGATAIILKYLRTKKLLI from the coding sequence ATGCGTCTTCTTTATTCTTTAGGAATCCATCTTTATGGGCTTTTATTACGCTTAATAGCGCCTTTTCATCCCAAGGCTAAGCTTTGGGTAGATGGTCGTAAGGATTGGTATGCGCGCATAAATCAAACGGTTGAAACGGGTCAAAATCACATCTGGTTTCACTTTGCCTCCCTAGGGGAATTTGAACAGGGGCGGGCCGTTTTGGAAGGTATAAAAAAAGATTATCCATTAAAAAAAATTGTGATTACTTTTTATTCTCCCTCAGGTTATGAGGTTAGAAAGAATACCAATTTAGCCGATTATGTTTTTTATCTCCCTGAGGATACAGCAAAAAATGCCAAGCAGTTTATAGATCTCATTCATCCAGAATTTGTGGTTTTTACAAAATATGAATATTGGCATTATTATTTTTCTGAACTGAAAAATAGAGATATTCCGCTATTCATGATTTCTGCCATATTCAGACCGAATCAAATTTTCTTTCAACCTTATGGTGGTTTTTTTAGAGAAATCCTCCTGTCGGTCACTTATTTTTTCATGCAAAATGAAGAAAGTGTCCATCTATTAAAAGAGCATGGATTTCGAAATGTTGGGCTTACGGGTGATACGAGATTTGATCGTGTGGTGGAATTGCCCAAGCAGCAGAAAAGTGTGATGGAGGTCGGTCAATTTGTTGGTGAATCTCCTGTTTTGGTGGCAGGAAGTACATGGCTGGAGGATGAAAAGCTTTTAAAGGACCTCATGCTGCAGTTTCCTGACTGGAAATTGATCTTAGCTCCGCATGAAATCCATGAAGCGCATATCGACGCTATTTTATTATTATTTCCCGATGCACTTAGATTCTCAAATTTTGCGCAGCATACTTGTCAAAAAGTCGCGAATGCGCGCGTGTTGATCATTGATAATATAGGCATGCTCTCTTCTTTGTATGGCTATGGAAGTATCAGCTATATTGGTGGCGGATTTGGGGTGGGGATTCATAATACATTGGAAGCGGCGACGTATGGTATACCGGTTATATTTGGTCCAAAATATCATAAGTTTCAGGAAGCTAAGGATTTGATCGAGCAGGGAGCTGGTTTTTCTATTCAAGATGCTGATAAACTCCATTTGATCTTTACTTGTTTACAGGATCAGACTAAGCGCGACTATGCTGGTCAACAGGCAAAATGTTATGTTCAACAGCATGCTGGTGCGACGGCAATTATTCTGAAATATTTGAGAACCAAAAAGTTGCTTATATGA